TTGCTTTGCTTGTGTTTGGTGTTGTATGTCTCAATAGTTTTGTCAAACAAGGAAGATGTGTAGAGAAATGTTGTTCAATGTTTCAAATGCAAAGATAGACATATATGAACACAATTTTGTATCAGCCAGTACCAGTGGCGTTTACACTATATCATGTACGAAGATGTGAATATACTCAAATGCAAGGAAAATGTGCTTTGATCAGGTATTCAGGCCGTGAGTTCGCCGAGCAAGATTTGTACTGATCCCAATTTAGTTGAATCTGAGTGAAGCGATTTCCTGTAAATTGACTAACTTAATTTGTTGAAATGAATGACGCGATTCACGTGAACTGCCATATGCAGCTTTCTGAAATATAAATGACGGTGAATTGTTGCTGAGACGAACAAGCGAAAATTGCAAAGTTGTATTGTACACACCGGAGCATCAGATCTTAGATTACTTGTCCAGATTCCTACAAGAAGCTAGAAACACGACCCGATCCGTCTGCACATCATCTAATTAACGCCTACACACTCGACGAGCGCACCGAGCGCCGACCACCCCTCAGCGCGCGGCGACGAGgtccgacggcggcggcggcgcgaacgCGTCCATGAAGAAGGCCTCGGCGGcctccggcggcggcaggaACACCACGCCCCGCGCCGCGGCGAGCTTCTTCCGCAGCGGGTACCGCAtcccgcgcgcggcggggcccaGAAAGCACGGCACGCCgtcccccgcggccgccgccggcgcgggcgagcggggaggcgaggaggaggaggacggtgGCGGGAGCGGCGCCCGCGCGGCGCAGCGGAGGGAGCGGGCGAGGACCTTGGAGTCGCGGAGCCGCGCGAGGGCGCCCGGGCGGAGGAACCGGTgcgggctgccgccgccgcgctggcGCTCGTccgcgcgcggggccggcgggcggcgcgccggggagcggaggcggcggTCCATGGGCGGGTGGTGCGGTGCGGTGGGCGCGCGTGGACGGAGGAGAGCGGATCGGGATGGGGAGCGGGGGAAAAGGTGGGAGGGAGATTTGGAATTGAGCGCGGATTTGGTTAGTGGTGGGGAgcggggagggagaaggggattTTATGGTGGCGGGCGGGAGGAGGGGTGGAGGGAAACGAAAACGAGGCCGGGCGGGAAGAGGGGAGGGTGATGAATCGGAGGGCGATTGGAAAATGGGAGGGAGGCGTAGGCGCCACGCCAGCAAGGCGGCAAGGAAGGCATGACTCGACTTCGTGTGTGGGGTGGGCCAGGAAAAAGGCTCGAGGCCGATCCGATCTTGCGGAAATGCTACTCGAATCGAAGTTGGTTAGGCCCAGTTCGAGTTCGAGGACACGCCTGCTTGACACGTACGGTAAGACTCTGCATTCCTCTTTAAGATACTGATGAAATGATTCATGGCAATTTAAAAATGGGGCGTTCAGATCAAAAGAGTGCCCATTTGTTTCAGGATTTGGCGCAGCACTCCCGCGCATTTCCAAAATTGAGGAAGAGAGTAAAGGCCAGGGAACCATGGAACTGAAGAACATGGAACCATTGTCCTGCAATACGTAGGGccagtttggcagagctcttgctggattcagcagagaatcagctctgagagctctgccaaacagtttttcagagagaagtgattctctgctgattctgtgaagtgattctcTGAAATAAACTAAGAGACTGGGAGCTGaaaaaagtagcttctcctgattctgtgaagtgattctTCATCCTGATTTTAAgattctgtgaagtgattctTCATCCTGATTTTAAGAGTTTATAGTAGAGAATCAAAGAGAATCACCTTCAGTCACAGAATTACTTCTCTTAGAGAATCAGCTTCCACAGAGAATCAGGATcagttggagctctaccaaactggcCCGTATAGTACTTCTTTTATCAGGTCTACAAAAATGGCCACCCAAATAGGAGTATGTCAAAAGAATCAACCAGCTCTACACCCCTCAGAATCCTAGATTGGCACCAGGCACCAGCAGACGCTGAGTAAAATCCCGGTCTGCTCCGGTGGCGTTGCCCAATCGTAAACCGGATCTACCTAGTTACAGGCCTACAAATGAATCAGAGGCATTTTCTGCACAATGTACAACACTCCTGGTCTCAGTACACAACAGAGCACCTCCAGTCTTGCCGATGATCCCCTTTAGATCTCAATTCAGTCGGAGATTACTTGCTTTGATTAGAAAGAGGCAGTTAACAGTGCCTTTTCACCTTCTGAACACTTCTTATGAACCCCCCAGATGTTCTGCACGGAGTTGCAGATACCGCTGCACTTCCAATCGAACGAGGCCGCGCAGGTGTTCCCCGCCTGAGCTTTCCATTCGCAGTCTGTGATAACAAGCAAGCAATTCATGATGAAAATTTGGCATGAGAATGGATATTATTACTTTTCCTAGCAACTTCAGCTGTAGTTTTTGAGCAAGTAACGTAAATTCTCTAGTAAATCCAACTGTCAATCTGAACTCATTCTGATAACAGAGTCACAGAAACTCACCAGGTGGAGTGCCGCAGCATAGTCTGCGGTCGTCAATATGCTCAACATCTAACCCTATCAACCAAGACCCCAAAGAAACATCTTCGTTGATGTACTTGTGCAAAACATGCCTGCCATTATTGAATTAGCAGAGACAAGGTTAGTACTAACAGTCATGAAATAGGATTAAGTGATGCTATCTTCAAGAAAACTAGTTTAGGTAAGTATCTCACTTGTTTATTGATATGTAGGTTGCCAAATCTTTTGAAATGGCATATAGTTGACCGGTGGCATGTCGAAAATATTTGTTACCCACTTCCCCGAATTTCCAGTGCTCAGGTTCATAGTATCTGACATCCCTGGACAGCAGCAATCACATATAACAGTTAGTAAAAGCATGTAGAAAAAGTAACAAATTAAAGAGGCTATTTTTCTTTTACTTACTTCTCGGATAGGACAGGGCCAGACTTCATGCATCCGATATATACCCTGGGCTTCAAAATATGTTTGGATAAGATATTTCCAAGCGTTGCTGCACACATAAAATTTTCATGTTACGAACAGAGTGTTGCTGAACATACAAAGATAATTGGTAGGAGCATGCGAGCTCGATATGCTAACAGTCTTAACACTTGACAAACTTTTCTTTGTTCCCTTGGAATTAACAGATTAGGCAACATCAAACTTAAAGTTCAGATCAGCATACAAATACTTTTAGGTATCCTATCATAGGAAGTATTTTCAGGTAGCAAAAAGGACAGCAATAATGGCCTCGATGAACCTTGGAACCAACTGATAGTAACCACACTGCCCCAACCTTAAGAATGATAAAAAGAATTGGACCAAAATTTAATACCTATATTAACATGCACGTCATCGTCAACCTTCACATAGAAGTTAGCATCCCATAAAGCAACAGCTGTTGCAAAGTATGTCCTTGTTTTGCCCGATAGTTCAAGGTATCCTTCAACATGATCCTATAATTCAAGGGCAAATGGGTAAAATTAGCTCAAAAAACATATAGGAAGTAATAATGGCTTCAAAACTACATGTGGATCTAGAAGGGAATGATGCATTAAGTGAACCAGATAAAGTGATATCTTACAAGCCTCATGAAGTCTCCATGTTTCTTATCCTCTGCCTCAATTGCTCTATCGACAATTCCACCAGAAATAGCACTGAAAGAAAAGCGTAGATAAGCATCACTTGCATGTGCTGACAATAGCATAAAATCGAAAACAATTTTTTGAGTGAAATAAAGAAAAACAAAATTGAACAGAGTTTTAGGCTGGTCGCAAAAGGTAAGAGGATGTTTCCCCAAGTCAGAGATTAATTTGGCATTGATCATGTTCCTTATAGTATGTCATATTTTGCTGATTTGGCATATGTGGTAGAAGCTTTTTGAGTTTATATGCTATCAAAGCTAAGTCACTTGAAAGATAGTAAAAAAATATCTTGTGATTCAAATAAAGAGGTTTTTGGAAGATACAATGAGTAATAAATTGGATTTCTTCATACTGTAGTGGTAATGTGTTATATCTGCAGTGCATGATAGGGACCACCACTATCAATTGTGATGATGTGTGCGACAAAATTTTGTATGCCAAAGCGAAAGCATCATGCATGCAATCAACAATCTATGCAAGTTAATGGAGAAAATTCAATGGAATCTATACTGAAAAGAGAGATGTTGCACACCTGTGACCAATAACAAAACGAATTATGATCCCCTTCTCTTCCTCCAGCTTTTTCCTCATTTCTCCTGGTTTTAAGTATTAATTCACTGTCAATATTTTATACCATCAAATGCACCAAGAATGAATGGGGCACTCAGGGGAAATCATGGTGAAAAAAACCTTGAGGCATCCAGGTGTTGCGGATAGAGTCCCTTCTCTTGCGGCTGCTAAAAGCAGTATTGATACCTATCACCATAAGGTACTTGCGCCTACCGGTAGACTCAGAAGCCTTGTACTCTTCTGACACTGGAGATCCATTGAGAAAAGAATCTTGTAGAGATCTTGCGGCCGAGAGTTCTGTCTCCAGGTTTGCTATCGTCTTATCTAAAGTCCTACAAGAAGCCAGTTCACATACCAATTAGAAACAACTTCCTGGAAGCTTCCCTGAATCACATGAAACAGAAACAAGATACGTATGAATGTATGATCATCACATACTGCGCATCCTGGTGAGTATGTGAGGTACGTAGCATGTTACTGTAATCGTGTTTTCCTTGAACCTGGCAACATAAGTGCATAAATTTGCATCAGGATCAATCGGCCACATGACATCAGGGTTTCGAATGTTGATAGCAGGTAGCTCATTCGATAGTTAAGAGGAATCAAATTACATTTTAATGTTGAAATACTTTCAAGAAATAACTGAGTCAAGAGTAAATTACTTGTCGTATGCTACAGTCTCCAGCTATAAGCTCAGACTCGTTCCCTCTTCTTTCATTTGGTATAGCTACCTCACTTGCTTCAGGCAATGTCCACATCCTGGAGAAAACAGTCACAATCAAGTAGCGCAAACATTTGGCGAAACCagtatcaaaaaaaaaaaagtagcTCAGAAGAATTCACATGCTGCAACCAGAGTGAAATCAAGCCGATTAGCGATTAATATGATCGGATTGAGGCAAAACGTGCCTGAGTTACAACGATACAATTGCACCGAACAATTCGATTGCCTAACCCCACCTCTGGTGTACGCGTCAGCACTGAAAACAATTCAATGCCAAAATACAAATGTGCAGGGTCGCTGACGCACAGGGCTCAGGCTCAATAGGTCAACGAACGAGCCAACACAATAACGCTGGCAAAGTCTGAATGAATTCTTGAAGGCTTGAAGCCATGAGCCCGCGCAATCCACGAATTAGCAACGCTCTCATGGAATTCAGGCAAATGAAGTGCTGCTACTCAAGAGTTGAGGTAAAGTGGTAAACATCAGTGTGGTCTCCAACCAACCAACCTACCAACTTTCCCTCCCCCGAATTGCAGAGGTAGTGACCACAAATCCACAGATCTTCCCCACATGATGCATCCTAAGAACACTCGGGAGCCGGTCGAATCTCATGGAGCAACGGATTACCTGTTGGTGAAGAGCAGGCCGAGGCAGAAGCTCCCGACGCAGAGCAGCAGCACCCACCTCCTGGCCACGCCATCCGCGCCGCCTCCCCTCCTCCAgctcatggccgccgccgccgccgccgcactgccacaaccaccagcagcagcgACGACCGCCACCGCCTTCTCCTCGTCCCCTTCCTCCGCTCAGCTCCCGCAGCAGGACGCccaggaaggaggaggaggccgggcgAGGAAGCCATCCGTGTCCTGGATTCTTTAATCCGGGAGCGCGCCACAGTCCACCCTCCCCCCATGAGGCCCATGTGCGCGGGCGGGAGGCGGCCACCGACACTGCAGGGCACAGTACAGCCCGGCTCCCCTGCCGCGAGTAAATTAATGGAAGGCTCGCCTCGCGTGCTGGGGAAGTGCCGTGGTGGCGCTGGAGCTCTCTCTCTGGTGGGCGTATCGGTGGAGGGCGCGTCTCGGATTCAGATTAGCAGCAGGTGCGCAGTACAGAATGCCAGTTCCACACTTTCACGAGcccgggcgggcgggcgggcgggtcTCGCTTCCCCGTACGCCGCCGCTGCGCCCGTGCCGGCGCCGCCTTCCATTAATTTACTCGCGGCAGGGGAGCcgccgtggcgtgagagaaggccAAGCTAAAAGAACAACTTGTCATCATCACACCT
The genomic region above belongs to Panicum hallii strain FIL2 chromosome 4, PHallii_v3.1, whole genome shotgun sequence and contains:
- the LOC112890855 gene encoding uncharacterized protein LOC112890855; this encodes MDRRLRSPARRPPAPRADERQRGGGSPHRFLRPGALARLRDSKVLARSLRCAARAPLPPPSSSSSPPRSPAPAAAAGDGVPCFLGPAARGMRYPLRKKLAAARGVVFLPPPEAAEAFFMDAFAPPPPSDLVAAR
- the LOC112891176 gene encoding probable beta-1,3-galactosyltransferase 2, whose amino-acid sequence is MSWRRGGGADGVARRWVLLLCVGSFCLGLLFTNRMWTLPEASEVAIPNERRGNESELIAGDCSIRQVQGKHDYSNMLRTSHTHQDAQTLDKTIANLETELSAARSLQDSFLNGSPVSEEYKASESTGRRKYLMVIGINTAFSSRKRRDSIRNTWMPQGEMRKKLEEEKGIIIRFVIGHSAISGGIVDRAIEAEDKKHGDFMRLDHVEGYLELSGKTRTYFATAVALWDANFYVKVDDDVHVNIATLGNILSKHILKPRVYIGCMKSGPVLSEKDVRYYEPEHWKFGEVGNKYFRHATGQLYAISKDLATYISINKHVLHKYINEDVSLGSWLIGLDVEHIDDRRLCCGTPPDCEWKAQAGNTCAASFDWKCSGICNSVQNIWGVHKKCSEGEKALLTASF